The proteins below come from a single Campylobacter sp. CCUG 57310 genomic window:
- a CDS encoding ArsS family sensor histidine kinase: MRYSITTKITVVFAIAFSLVCMLLLTFGNIQLNDMLEKTKDKQMSAITYLVDLYERSNPPSDLSQYFKNFGLTYVDNKNLAADIIANGHVVQAKQTPIGMMQSIHYKDNVFLHIKNSAFQILLESNDAKNINDPLWIGFFITTTLLVSLYISVINSLAPLKKLGNDMRKFAAGNMDVEIISPKTVKTDDEISRVAIEFDNAASKIRELIRSRQLFLRTIMHELKTPIGKGRIVSEMVQNETQKNRLITIFEKLDMLINEFAKIEQLLSKSYALNYQECFFSIIMDQVKDMLMLDKFEEKVSCEINDDMLLRVDFQLFTLALKNLIDNAIKYADDKKAHIICDKNEIYVKNLGKPLEKPIDYYMQAFIREKNSKSAGMGLGLYIIEQICKMHKFSLTYSYKDGYHIFCINTKPKEAVEKRA, from the coding sequence ATACGCTACTCTATAACCACGAAAATAACGGTAGTATTTGCTATCGCTTTCTCACTTGTTTGTATGTTGCTTTTAACTTTTGGCAACATACAACTAAACGATATGCTCGAAAAGACTAAAGACAAGCAGATGAGTGCTATAACTTATCTTGTCGATCTTTACGAGCGCTCAAATCCGCCAAGCGACCTCTCTCAGTATTTTAAAAATTTCGGTTTAACCTACGTGGATAATAAAAATTTAGCTGCAGATATCATCGCAAACGGGCATGTGGTCCAAGCCAAGCAAACCCCGATAGGCATGATGCAATCAATCCACTACAAAGACAATGTTTTTTTGCATATCAAAAATTCAGCCTTTCAAATTCTGCTTGAGAGCAATGACGCTAAAAACATAAACGATCCGCTTTGGATAGGATTTTTTATCACGACAACCCTACTTGTATCGTTATATATATCGGTTATCAACTCGCTTGCTCCGCTTAAAAAACTTGGTAATGATATGCGAAAATTTGCTGCTGGCAACATGGACGTAGAGATAATCTCTCCAAAAACAGTAAAAACGGATGACGAAATTTCACGAGTCGCGATCGAATTTGATAACGCTGCAAGCAAGATTAGAGAGCTTATCCGCTCGCGCCAACTGTTTTTAAGAACTATTATGCACGAGCTGAAAACCCCTATCGGCAAGGGGCGGATAGTATCTGAAATGGTGCAAAACGAAACGCAAAAAAACAGGCTAATAACCATATTTGAAAAGCTTGATATGCTCATAAACGAATTTGCTAAAATCGAGCAGCTACTATCTAAAAGTTATGCGCTTAACTACCAAGAGTGCTTCTTTTCTATCATCATGGATCAGGTTAAAGATATGCTCATGCTTGACAAATTCGAAGAAAAAGTATCCTGCGAGATCAACGACGACATGCTGCTTCGCGTGGATTTTCAGCTCTTTACTCTAGCGCTTAAAAATTTGATAGATAACGCCATAAAGTACGCCGACGATAAAAAAGCTCATATAATCTGTGATAAAAACGAAATTTACGTTAAAAATTTGGGCAAACCGCTTGAAAAACCGATTGATTATTATATGCAAGCTTTTATCAGAGAAAAAAATAGCAAAAGCGCAGGAATGGGGCTTGGACTATACATCATCGAACAAATTTGCAAGATGCACAAATTTAGCCTCACATACTCCTACAAAGACGGTTATCACATCTTTTGCATAAATACAAAACCAAAGGAAGCAGTTGAAAAAAGGGCTTGA
- the recR gene encoding recombination mediator RecR, whose protein sequence is MKKGLEKFNELVSAFEKLPGVGKKSAQRFAYHVCLQDTFGGLKLAQSIEDAVRFTRKCQICGGLSENEICDICSDEKRDSTLVAVVENAKDILVLEQNGIYSGLYFVLDEITPENIGKLENMIVKNGTQEIIFAFTPNINSDALMLFIEDQLKDLNVKFSKIAQGVPTGVSLENIDLLSLMKAIESRTQV, encoded by the coding sequence TTGAAAAAAGGGCTTGAGAAATTTAACGAGCTTGTGTCCGCGTTTGAAAAGCTTCCCGGAGTCGGCAAAAAATCAGCCCAACGCTTTGCTTATCACGTCTGCTTGCAAGATACTTTTGGCGGGCTTAAGCTGGCTCAAAGTATAGAAGATGCTGTTAGATTTACAAGAAAGTGCCAAATTTGCGGCGGGCTTAGCGAAAACGAGATATGCGATATCTGCAGCGATGAAAAGCGCGACAGTACCCTTGTAGCCGTAGTAGAAAACGCAAAAGATATCTTAGTGCTTGAGCAAAACGGAATTTATAGCGGGCTATACTTCGTGCTTGATGAGATAACTCCTGAAAATATCGGCAAGCTTGAAAATATGATAGTCAAAAACGGCACTCAAGAGATAATTTTCGCCTTCACACCAAACATAAACAGCGACGCGCTTATGCTCTTTATCGAAGATCAGCTAAAAGATCTAAATGTAAAATTTAGCAAGATAGCTCAAGGAGTTCCGACCGGAGTTAGCCTTGAAAACATCGATCTACTCTCGCTTATGAAGGCGATTGAAAGCAGAACGCAGGTATAA
- a CDS encoding TRAP transporter substrate-binding protein: MAAVTFGFADSKTYKLKVASTWESTTPVLGDAIKEFKRLAEEMSGGRLEIRVDHPSKHKSPFGILDFVKSGQYDIGHTASYYYKGKDARTMFFTALPFGMTASELRAWYEFGGGKELEAKVYDRYNIKVFNAGDTGTQMGGWFKKEVKSLDDLKGLKVRIPGFGGEVMAKLGVVINTIPIGELYMALEMGTIDSVEWVSPAFDMGLGFHKVAKFYYTGWQEPSGQTQFFVNKKSFEKLPADLRAILEGAMNKVASDLFTKAYYENSEFWNKMKSEFPDIQVKSFPEDVMSALKKATDEILDEEASKDALFKEILDSQRAFLKKAREWTKISEFSYIEKSSK; this comes from the coding sequence ATGGCTGCCGTAACTTTTGGCTTTGCGGACAGCAAGACATATAAACTTAAAGTAGCCAGCACTTGGGAGAGCACTACACCGGTGCTTGGAGATGCGATTAAGGAATTTAAGCGCCTTGCCGAAGAGATGTCGGGAGGAAGACTTGAGATAAGAGTTGATCATCCGTCAAAGCACAAGTCGCCATTTGGCATACTTGATTTTGTAAAGAGCGGACAATACGATATTGGACACACTGCTTCTTATTATTATAAAGGAAAAGACGCAAGAACGATGTTTTTTACCGCGCTTCCTTTTGGTATGACGGCAAGCGAGCTTCGCGCTTGGTATGAATTTGGCGGCGGTAAAGAGCTTGAGGCTAAAGTTTATGATAGATACAACATTAAAGTATTTAACGCGGGCGACACAGGCACTCAAATGGGCGGTTGGTTTAAAAAAGAGGTTAAGAGCTTAGATGATCTTAAAGGCCTAAAAGTGCGAATTCCCGGCTTTGGCGGCGAGGTTATGGCTAAACTCGGTGTAGTGATAAACACGATTCCTATCGGCGAGCTTTATATGGCGCTTGAGATGGGGACGATTGACTCTGTAGAGTGGGTAAGTCCTGCTTTTGATATGGGGCTTGGCTTTCATAAGGTTGCTAAATTTTACTACACCGGCTGGCAAGAACCAAGCGGTCAGACTCAGTTTTTCGTAAATAAAAAGAGCTTTGAAAAGCTACCTGCGGATCTAAGGGCGATTTTAGAAGGAGCTATGAATAAAGTCGCAAGCGATCTTTTCACAAAAGCGTATTATGAAAATAGCGAATTTTGGAACAAGATGAAAAGCGAATTTCCTGATATTCAGGTTAAGTCATTTCCTGAGGATGTGATGAGTGCGCTTAAGAAAGCGACTGATGAAATTTTAGACGAAGAGGCTAGCAAGGACGCGTTGTTTAAAGAAATTCTTGATTCTCAAAGAGCGTTTTTGAAAAAAGCTAGAGAATGGACTAAAATTTCTGAGTTTTCTTATATAGAAAAATCTTCAAAATAA
- the pyk gene encoding pyruvate kinase, whose amino-acid sequence MIKKTKILATIGPASESEEILEELVEAGVNAFRLNFSHGTHEYHKANIEKIRRIEKKLNYRIGIFQDICGPKIRIGKLKEPFALKAGDIIEVYGTEILGEQTAQNRYKLSINQPQILPILKEGEYIYLYDGSIRARVIKSGKVVEAMIENNGILSSNKGVNFPNTKINIEVITPKDKEDLKFGAQNGVNFVAISFVQNANDIIKAREILKTFGSKAKIYAKIEKFDAVENIDEIIAVSDGIMVARGDLGIEVPYYKVPTIQKLIIKKANEAAKPVITATQMMLSMTEHETATRAEISDVANAILDGTDAVMLSEESAIGKNPVAVVKAMKNTIVQVQQIYPFNKFDAFSYYDETDMVASSTTRLATQLKVDGILSVTGSGKSAIKMARYRTDIDIIAVTHDEETAHSLTLAWGVIPAFTVEQDMLNLIIAKTTKKACDLGFIQKDKTYIMTAGYPAGVEGSTNLIRILKQDQIDYYIDVANSLEK is encoded by the coding sequence ATGATAAAAAAGACAAAAATTCTAGCGACTATCGGACCCGCCAGCGAAAGCGAAGAGATACTTGAAGAGCTTGTAGAAGCCGGAGTAAATGCATTTAGACTAAATTTCAGCCACGGCACGCACGAATATCACAAAGCAAATATAGAAAAGATAAGAAGAATAGAAAAAAAGCTAAACTATCGCATCGGCATCTTTCAAGATATCTGTGGACCAAAAATAAGGATAGGTAAGCTCAAAGAGCCTTTTGCACTCAAAGCGGGCGATATCATAGAGGTTTACGGCACTGAAATACTAGGCGAGCAAACTGCACAAAATCGCTACAAACTAAGCATCAACCAGCCTCAAATTTTACCTATATTAAAAGAGGGAGAATACATCTACTTATATGACGGCTCAATCCGTGCAAGAGTCATAAAAAGCGGAAAAGTCGTAGAGGCGATGATAGAAAATAACGGAATTTTAAGCTCAAACAAGGGAGTAAATTTCCCAAATACAAAGATAAATATCGAAGTTATTACGCCAAAAGACAAGGAAGATCTTAAATTTGGCGCTCAAAACGGAGTAAATTTCGTAGCGATATCCTTCGTACAAAACGCAAACGACATCATCAAAGCAAGAGAAATTTTAAAAACCTTTGGCTCAAAAGCTAAAATTTACGCCAAGATAGAGAAATTTGACGCCGTAGAAAATATAGACGAAATCATAGCAGTAAGCGACGGTATCATGGTTGCGCGTGGAGATCTTGGCATAGAAGTACCTTACTACAAAGTGCCAACCATACAAAAGCTAATCATCAAAAAAGCAAATGAAGCGGCCAAACCAGTCATCACGGCAACTCAAATGATGCTAAGCATGACAGAGCATGAAACCGCAACAAGAGCCGAGATAAGCGATGTGGCTAACGCCATCCTTGACGGTACCGACGCGGTCATGCTAAGCGAAGAAAGTGCCATAGGCAAAAACCCCGTAGCCGTCGTAAAAGCGATGAAAAATACTATCGTGCAAGTGCAGCAAATTTATCCTTTTAATAAATTTGACGCTTTTAGCTACTACGATGAGACCGACATGGTAGCCTCCAGCACCACACGCCTTGCTACTCAACTTAAGGTTGACGGCATACTTTCAGTAACGGGCTCGGGAAAATCGGCTATAAAAATGGCAAGGTACCGCACGGATATCGATATCATAGCAGTTACCCACGATGAAGAGACGGCTCATTCGCTAACTCTGGCTTGGGGCGTGATACCTGCGTTTACGGTTGAGCAGGATATGCTAAATTTAATCATCGCCAAAACAACCAAAAAGGCGTGCGATCTTGGATTTATCCAAAAAGATAAGACTTACATAATGACTGCGGGATATCCTGCCGGAGTTGAGGGTAGCACCAACCTTATACGTATATTAAAACAAGATCAGATCGATTATTACATCGACGTGGCAAACAGCTTAGAGAAGTGA
- a CDS encoding shikimate dehydrogenase has product MKFFAVFGNPISHSISPRLHNLALSEMGLDGIYSRYLLEDGSNLVNKFKELKLNGANITVPHKEIALNQCDVVEESALKIGSVNTIVLKNDEIYGYNTDALGFLKAIENFGEIKSALILGAGGTAKAVAYALSSANVDVCVLNRGLARLENFGEFNKFTWDKFKIRDFDLVVNTTSAGLNDDSLPSPKEILQDVLRRSKFAFDVIYNKPTPFLTLAVSLGATAKNGSDMLLYQAVLALNLFYSNELDESRIEVSMRKAFLI; this is encoded by the coding sequence ATGAAATTCTTTGCCGTTTTTGGAAATCCTATATCACACTCCATTTCGCCGAGACTTCATAACTTGGCTCTTAGCGAAATGGGGCTTGACGGGATTTATTCAAGATATCTGCTTGAAGACGGATCAAATTTAGTCAATAAATTTAAAGAGCTAAAACTTAACGGAGCCAACATAACCGTCCCTCATAAGGAGATAGCTCTAAATCAATGCGACGTAGTTGAAGAAAGCGCCTTAAAAATCGGCTCTGTAAATACAATTGTTTTAAAAAATGATGAAATTTACGGATATAACACGGATGCGCTCGGGTTTTTAAAAGCGATAGAAAATTTTGGCGAGATAAAATCAGCTCTCATCTTAGGAGCGGGCGGCACCGCTAAAGCCGTTGCTTACGCTCTTAGTAGCGCAAATGTCGATGTTTGCGTATTAAATAGAGGCTTGGCTAGGCTAGAAAATTTTGGCGAATTTAATAAATTTACTTGGGATAAATTTAAAATTCGTGATTTTGATTTGGTAGTAAATACTACTTCCGCAGGATTAAATGACGATAGCTTGCCATCGCCAAAAGAAATTTTACAAGATGTTTTACGACGAAGCAAATTTGCTTTTGATGTTATCTACAATAAACCTACACCGTTTTTAACCTTAGCCGTTTCACTTGGAGCTACCGCTAAAAATGGAAGCGATATGCTTCTTTATCAAGCGGTTTTAGCTCTAAATTTATTCTATTCAAACGAACTTGATGAAAGCAGGATAGAAGTCTCTATGAGGAAAGCTTTTTTGATTTAA
- a CDS encoding SPOR domain-containing protein yields MEYNELRDIMLEKNDEKKGKNTKKILMLIALALIVFLGVLVAMKILNSSGQDSTVAQPDSRLVLPPEPQAPKPTPPATTKTQDGALAQNEAKPVPTPVQPKPEEPAKNDELFQQVPIIPEGKTQDSFEDMVKALKDKDSKHKQEQNLSVEQEPKTIQKVIEPEKKASETTKKTDAKAEKSTKQEPKITVVNPKDEVKKPEKKAEQPKKDTPVSKADSKDPSVTPPSGTYIQVFAVSKFDENSAEIRKLKANGYTYNLYGTTVKGNKVIKILVGPYSSKELAGELAKIKKNIASGAFIVNIK; encoded by the coding sequence ATGGAATATAATGAATTACGAGATATCATGCTCGAAAAAAATGATGAAAAAAAAGGTAAAAACACAAAGAAAATTTTAATGCTAATCGCGCTGGCGCTTATAGTATTTTTAGGTGTTTTGGTTGCGATGAAAATTTTAAACTCAAGCGGACAAGATAGCACTGTAGCGCAGCCTGATTCAAGACTTGTTCTTCCTCCGGAACCGCAGGCGCCTAAACCTACGCCTCCTGCTACAACCAAAACTCAAGATGGTGCTTTAGCTCAAAACGAAGCTAAGCCGGTGCCTACTCCTGTGCAGCCAAAACCTGAAGAACCTGCTAAAAACGACGAGTTGTTCCAGCAAGTTCCTATCATACCGGAAGGAAAGACGCAAGATAGTTTTGAGGATATGGTTAAGGCTTTAAAAGATAAAGATTCTAAGCATAAGCAAGAGCAAAATTTAAGCGTTGAACAAGAGCCTAAGACTATACAAAAAGTTATAGAGCCTGAGAAAAAAGCTAGCGAAACTACTAAAAAAACAGACGCTAAAGCAGAAAAATCTACAAAGCAAGAGCCAAAGATAACAGTAGTTAATCCAAAAGATGAAGTTAAAAAGCCTGAGAAAAAAGCAGAGCAGCCTAAAAAAGATACGCCTGTTTCTAAAGCTGACTCAAAAGATCCTAGCGTAACTCCTCCTAGCGGGACATATATCCAAGTATTTGCCGTTAGTAAATTTGATGAAAATTCAGCAGAGATAAGAAAGCTTAAAGCAAACGGTTATACTTATAATCTCTACGGAACTACGGTTAAAGGAAACAAAGTAATTAAAATTCTAGTAGGTCCTTATAGCAGCAAAGAGCTTGCGGGCGAGCTGGCTAAAATTAAGAAAAATATTGCAAGCGGTGCATTTATAGTAAATATTAAGTAA
- a CDS encoding DUF1882 domain-containing protein — translation MQNIDITLIKMITTHYWVKRDNIVNKIDHKGRIFFNKFEKIDEPLNFQVIKDHNEGKIIAAHSLISASDKVENIVFDYNGRTPERFWHRAQLLLREEGYINFTAYETKTPGHLHLYIHKGHTTLNEGYQLASKLSMLLSQRLAKEWRVFPTLEVPRDFNILTLPYKVYQKERGASWSKHM, via the coding sequence ATGCAAAATATAGATATAACGCTAATTAAGATGATCACGACCCATTATTGGGTTAAGCGCGATAATATCGTAAATAAGATTGATCACAAAGGAAGGATATTTTTTAATAAATTTGAAAAAATTGACGAACCGTTAAATTTTCAAGTGATAAAAGATCATAACGAAGGCAAGATTATTGCAGCGCACTCTTTGATAAGTGCAAGCGATAAAGTTGAAAATATCGTGTTTGATTATAACGGACGCACGCCCGAGCGATTTTGGCACAGGGCACAGTTGTTGCTTAGAGAAGAGGGGTATATAAATTTTACGGCGTATGAGACTAAGACACCTGGGCATTTGCACCTGTATATACATAAAGGTCACACAACGCTAAATGAAGGCTATCAGCTGGCAAGCAAGCTATCCATGCTTTTGTCTCAGCGGCTAGCAAAGGAGTGGAGAGTGTTTCCGACACTTGAAGTTCCAAGAGATTTTAACATACTTACTTTGCCCTATAAAGTCTATCAAAAGGAACGTGGGGCATCGTGGTCTAAGCATATGTAA